In one window of Henckelia pumila isolate YLH828 chromosome 1, ASM3356847v2, whole genome shotgun sequence DNA:
- the LOC140891389 gene encoding transcription factor MYB78-like isoform X2, translating into MDIDQNAKVYDEELRRGPWTVEEDFILINYIAHHGDGRWNSLARSAGLKRTGKSCRLRWLNYLRPEVRRGNITLEEQLLILELHSRWGNRWSKIAQHLPGRTDNEIKNYWRTRVQKHAKQLKCDVNSKQFKDTMRYLWMPRLVERIQAAAAGAAEVELDSSSTTTTTADHRLQNNYNISCSAGQNQMMMMMPPPDPSMAAAASSSDSFGAQVSPVSDLTECYNYPVNESGSNINQDCYVADFQVTSQNCNQWMDGGDASDALWNVDDMWFLQQLNTSVV; encoded by the exons ATGGATATTGATCAAAATGCTAAGGTTTATGATGAAGAATTAAGAAGAGGGCCGTGGACTGTTGAAGAGGACTTCATCCTCATCAACTACATAGCCCACCATGGAGATGGCCGCTGGAATTCCCTTGCTCGATCTGCtg GTTTGAAGAGAACTGGGAAGAGTTGCAGGTTGAGGTGGCTGAATTATCTGCGGCCGGAGGTTCGGAGAGGGAATATAACTCTCGAAGAACAGCTTCTGATTCTTGAACTCCATTCTCGATGGGGTAATag gTGGTCGAAGATCGCTCAACATTTGCCTGGAAGAACAGATAACGAGATAAAGAATTATTGGAGAACAAGAGTTCAGAAACATGCCAAGCAGCTGAAATGTGACGTCAACAGCAAGCAGTTCAAGGACACCATGCGGTACTTATGGATGCCGAGGCTCGTAGAGAGGATTCAGGCGGCCGCGGCCGGAGCTGCAGAGGTGGAGCTGGATTCTtcctccaccaccaccaccacagCAGATCACCGTCTCCAAAACAATTACAACATAAGCTGCTCCGCGGGTCAGAAtcagatgatgatgatgatgccgCCACCTGATCCTAGCATGGCCGCCGCCGCGTCCTCCTCCGACTCTTTCGGGGCTCAGGTGTCGCCGGTCTCCGACCTGACAGAGTGCTACAACTACCCGGTTAACGAATCTGGGAGCAATATTAATCAAGATTGTTATGTTGCCG ATTTCCAGGTTACGAGTCAAAACTGCAACCAGTGGATGGACGGTGGAGATGCGTCCGATGCTCTGTGGAATGTTGATGATATGTGGTTCTTACAGCAACTCAACACCAGTGTTGTTTAG
- the LOC140891389 gene encoding transcription factor MYB108-like isoform X1, protein MDIDQNAKVYDEELRRGPWTVEEDFILINYIAHHGDGRWNSLARSAGLKRTGKSCRLRWLNYLRPEVRRGNITLEEQLLILELHSRWGNRWSKIAQHLPGRTDNEIKNYWRTRVQKHAKQLKCDVNSKQFKDTMRYLWMPRLVERIQAAAAGAAEVELDSSSTTTTTADHRLQNNYNISCSAGQNQMMMMMPPPDPSMAAAASSSDSFGAQVSPVSDLTECYNYPVNESGSNINQDCYVAGNQVPAAVPVCYNNNHDQSLTSYSTFNHGLDFQVTSQNCNQWMDGGDASDALWNVDDMWFLQQLNTSVV, encoded by the exons ATGGATATTGATCAAAATGCTAAGGTTTATGATGAAGAATTAAGAAGAGGGCCGTGGACTGTTGAAGAGGACTTCATCCTCATCAACTACATAGCCCACCATGGAGATGGCCGCTGGAATTCCCTTGCTCGATCTGCtg GTTTGAAGAGAACTGGGAAGAGTTGCAGGTTGAGGTGGCTGAATTATCTGCGGCCGGAGGTTCGGAGAGGGAATATAACTCTCGAAGAACAGCTTCTGATTCTTGAACTCCATTCTCGATGGGGTAATag gTGGTCGAAGATCGCTCAACATTTGCCTGGAAGAACAGATAACGAGATAAAGAATTATTGGAGAACAAGAGTTCAGAAACATGCCAAGCAGCTGAAATGTGACGTCAACAGCAAGCAGTTCAAGGACACCATGCGGTACTTATGGATGCCGAGGCTCGTAGAGAGGATTCAGGCGGCCGCGGCCGGAGCTGCAGAGGTGGAGCTGGATTCTtcctccaccaccaccaccacagCAGATCACCGTCTCCAAAACAATTACAACATAAGCTGCTCCGCGGGTCAGAAtcagatgatgatgatgatgccgCCACCTGATCCTAGCATGGCCGCCGCCGCGTCCTCCTCCGACTCTTTCGGGGCTCAGGTGTCGCCGGTCTCCGACCTGACAGAGTGCTACAACTACCCGGTTAACGAATCTGGGAGCAATATTAATCAAGATTGTTATGTTGCCGGTAATCAAGTACCTGCAGCAGTGCCAGTGTGTTATAATAATAACCATGATCAGAGTTTAACCAGCTACAGTACTTTTAACCATGGTTTAGATTTCCAGGTTACGAGTCAAAACTGCAACCAGTGGATGGACGGTGGAGATGCGTCCGATGCTCTGTGGAATGTTGATGATATGTGGTTCTTACAGCAACTCAACACCAGTGTTGTTTAG
- the LOC140891389 gene encoding transcription factor MYB2-like isoform X3, whose protein sequence is MDIDQNAKVYDEELRRGPWTVEEDFILINYIAHHGDGRWNSLARSAGLKRTGKSCRLRWLNYLRPEVRRGNITLEEQLLILELHSRWGNRWSKIAQHLPGRTDNEIKNYWRTRVQKHAKQLKCDVNSKQFKDTMRYLWMPRLVERIQAAAAGAAEVELDSSSTTTTTADHRLQNNYNISCSAGQNQMMMMMPPPDPSMAAAASSSDSFGAQVSPVSDLTECYNYPVNESGSNINQDCYVAGYESKLQPVDGRWRCVRCSVEC, encoded by the exons ATGGATATTGATCAAAATGCTAAGGTTTATGATGAAGAATTAAGAAGAGGGCCGTGGACTGTTGAAGAGGACTTCATCCTCATCAACTACATAGCCCACCATGGAGATGGCCGCTGGAATTCCCTTGCTCGATCTGCtg GTTTGAAGAGAACTGGGAAGAGTTGCAGGTTGAGGTGGCTGAATTATCTGCGGCCGGAGGTTCGGAGAGGGAATATAACTCTCGAAGAACAGCTTCTGATTCTTGAACTCCATTCTCGATGGGGTAATag gTGGTCGAAGATCGCTCAACATTTGCCTGGAAGAACAGATAACGAGATAAAGAATTATTGGAGAACAAGAGTTCAGAAACATGCCAAGCAGCTGAAATGTGACGTCAACAGCAAGCAGTTCAAGGACACCATGCGGTACTTATGGATGCCGAGGCTCGTAGAGAGGATTCAGGCGGCCGCGGCCGGAGCTGCAGAGGTGGAGCTGGATTCTtcctccaccaccaccaccacagCAGATCACCGTCTCCAAAACAATTACAACATAAGCTGCTCCGCGGGTCAGAAtcagatgatgatgatgatgccgCCACCTGATCCTAGCATGGCCGCCGCCGCGTCCTCCTCCGACTCTTTCGGGGCTCAGGTGTCGCCGGTCTCCGACCTGACAGAGTGCTACAACTACCCGGTTAACGAATCTGGGAGCAATATTAATCAAGATTGTTATGTTGCCG GTTACGAGTCAAAACTGCAACCAGTGGATGGACGGTGGAGATGCGTCCGATGCTCTGTGGAATGTTGA